One Paenarthrobacter aurescens TC1 DNA window includes the following coding sequences:
- a CDS encoding putative type IV leader peptidase family protein (identified by match to protein family HMM PF01478), with protein sequence MIRRLSDLWTDSPLGFWLVAAACLYFMVMAVRLTVIDIRSHLLPNRIVFPSYAVAGVLLLAAALLAYFADAPTEGASGAVLFGVPGLSVIAGGAVLWLFYFVLRLVHPPGMGFGDVKLAGVLGLYLGYLGWSHIFAGTFAAFLLGGLWSLGILVARRGTLRSAIPFGPFMLAGAAAAMLILPA encoded by the coding sequence GTGATCCGACGACTCTCAGACCTCTGGACGGACAGCCCGCTCGGCTTTTGGCTCGTGGCGGCCGCGTGCCTGTACTTCATGGTGATGGCAGTGCGGCTCACGGTGATAGATATCCGGAGCCACCTGCTGCCGAACCGGATTGTGTTCCCTTCCTATGCGGTGGCTGGAGTGCTGTTATTGGCTGCGGCCCTACTGGCGTACTTCGCCGATGCACCCACGGAGGGTGCATCGGGGGCTGTGCTCTTTGGTGTGCCCGGCCTGAGTGTGATTGCCGGCGGTGCCGTGCTCTGGCTGTTCTACTTTGTGCTTCGGCTCGTTCACCCGCCGGGGATGGGCTTCGGTGACGTGAAGCTGGCCGGAGTGCTGGGCCTCTATCTGGGCTACCTGGGGTGGAGCCACATTTTTGCCGGGACGTTTGCGGCCTTCCTGTTGGGAGGGCTGTGGAGCCTGGGTATCCTGGTGGCCCGGCGAGGCACGCTGCGCTCGGCCATCCCGTTCGGCCCGTTCATGCTGGCGGGCGCGGCTGCCGCAATGCTGATCCTTCCTGCGTGA
- a CDS encoding hypothetical protein (identified by Glimmer2; putative) codes for MSSTFRNLCRSSPWKWTSLRFEYLERPASGATMVRAWLRRPGALRLETPDGQLLHSTTGINDSRDDLYVSATRRSWLLPAHLVTPVYDDAGLVRRRPEAAYGEPSFGNGRLAAALDPVELAGNAPVPLEFPDTNPVFLEQTREVDHEGRPALETIVTPSRTYVPSDPTEPLAHSGRTMIRIDTGTGVCVASESLDGDSAGKGHWLRILAVDEYMLDDLFLAESMNLTDVRRHISWDIGPAA; via the coding sequence TTGTCCTCCACATTCCGCAATCTTTGCCGTTCTTCGCCGTGGAAGTGGACCAGCCTCCGCTTCGAGTACCTTGAACGGCCCGCGTCCGGGGCCACCATGGTCCGGGCCTGGCTCAGGCGCCCGGGTGCACTTCGCCTCGAGACCCCGGACGGCCAACTTCTGCACAGCACCACCGGCATCAACGATTCCCGGGACGATCTTTACGTCAGTGCCACACGGCGTTCGTGGCTACTTCCGGCTCATCTTGTGACGCCCGTTTATGACGACGCCGGCCTGGTCCGCCGGCGTCCCGAGGCCGCCTACGGTGAGCCCTCCTTTGGTAACGGTCGCCTCGCCGCCGCACTCGATCCCGTGGAACTTGCCGGCAACGCACCTGTCCCTTTGGAGTTTCCTGACACCAATCCCGTCTTCCTCGAACAAACCCGTGAGGTGGACCATGAGGGGCGCCCGGCTTTGGAAACCATCGTCACACCAAGCCGGACGTACGTTCCCTCGGACCCAACTGAACCCTTGGCGCACTCCGGCCGGACAATGATCAGGATCGACACCGGCACCGGCGTTTGTGTCGCCAGCGAAAGCCTGGACGGAGACTCCGCAGGCAAAGGACACTGGCTCAGGATCCTTGCAGTGGACGAGTACATGCTGGACGACCTTTTCCTTGCGGAATCGATGAACCTCACGGACGTCCGGCGCCACATCTCATGGGATATCGGCCCGGCCGCCTGA
- the uppS gene encoding undecaprenyl diphosphate synthase (identified by match to protein family HMM PF01255; match to protein family HMM TIGR00055): protein MCAVVVQARKSGESPVELPGFLYGFYERKLLRSLKQDRIPRHIGVMVDGNRRWARQFNAPTSQGHQAGADKIHEFLGWCQELGVKVVTLYMLSTDNMSRSGEELDLLMGIIANTMDRLDEDEDVSVHAMGAPELLPDYLAERLNKLTARTPVHEKIHVNVAVGYGGRREIVDAVRELLHDADAKGRKMSDVADELSVDDISKFLYTRGQPDPDLVIRTSGEQRLSGFLMWQSAYSEFYFCEALWPAFRKVDFLRALRDYAGRQRRFGT, encoded by the coding sequence ATGTGCGCCGTCGTCGTACAAGCAAGGAAGTCAGGTGAGAGTCCGGTGGAGCTGCCCGGTTTCCTCTATGGCTTCTACGAGCGCAAACTGCTGCGCTCCCTCAAGCAGGACAGAATCCCTCGACATATCGGCGTCATGGTGGACGGCAACCGACGGTGGGCGCGCCAGTTCAACGCACCCACCAGCCAAGGGCACCAGGCGGGCGCGGACAAGATCCACGAATTCCTCGGGTGGTGCCAGGAACTCGGCGTCAAGGTTGTAACCCTCTACATGCTCTCCACGGACAACATGAGCCGTTCCGGTGAAGAACTGGATCTCCTCATGGGCATCATCGCCAACACCATGGACCGCCTCGACGAAGACGAAGACGTCTCCGTCCACGCCATGGGGGCGCCGGAACTCCTGCCGGACTACCTGGCCGAGCGCCTCAACAAACTCACGGCCCGTACCCCCGTCCACGAAAAGATCCACGTGAACGTGGCAGTGGGCTACGGTGGCCGCCGCGAAATTGTCGACGCCGTACGCGAACTACTGCACGACGCCGACGCCAAAGGACGCAAAATGTCCGACGTCGCAGATGAACTTTCGGTGGACGACATCTCCAAGTTCCTCTACACCCGCGGCCAACCCGATCCTGACCTCGTCATCCGTACCTCAGGCGAGCAACGGCTCTCAGGATTCCTCATGTGGCAAAGCGCCTACAGCGAGTTCTACTTTTGCGAAGCTCTCTGGCCGGCCTTCCGCAAGGTCGATTTCCTGCGGGCCCTCAGGGACTACGCCGGGCGCCAACGGCGGTTCGGAACCTGA
- a CDS encoding putative Protein of unknown function, DUF255 (identified by match to protein family HMM PF03190), with protein MAMAALGPAETGGPAETGGPAETGGPDWPGASNALGSEPSAYLRQHADNPVFWRPFGDEAFSFAAERDVPVFLSIGYAACHWCHVMAHESFEDQETADYLNAHFVPVKVDREERPDVDSVYMAATQAISGEGGWPMSVFLTPDGLAFHAGTYFPPVPLPGRPSFRNVLEAVHEAWVERRDAVEQNARGLAANMAGAQLGGAVRFDGPPEVLDANVLPEAVALLARSEDPDAGGFGSAPKFPPSAVLEFLIRHAAAPSDTADEARDMAARALAGMARSALRDQLDGGFARYSVTADWSVPHFEKMLYDNAQLLRLYAHWVRLGGNEVFTAGEAASVASRCAEWMVDSLKLPNGALASSLDADTVVGGVHHEGATYLWTPESLREALGPRDAEAVADMMNVGARGTVSELGSPLHPARTLTDAESRLWQRVRPVLLASRNLRNQPARDEKVVAGWNGLAVAALAEAGAILDRPDLVAAAEAVAEYLADVHWDSSSQVLVRVSHDSRARGIGGLLEDYAFCTEGFLALYAVTGTKRWYRLAEELILAACSRFVENGHLADSAGESAQVFNAQGQHAALDPFDNATPSGAAGFAGALLTYAAYSGSHQHRLMAGNILGLLPPLATRAPRVAGWLLATAQAALAGPVEAAVAGYDSPLRRELHSALLKSPSPGLVVALQSDDGGSPAGEAEVPLLLHRSGAPDGSPQVYLCRDMVCERPLGDVAAVQARLAAMALGAS; from the coding sequence ATGGCGATGGCGGCCCTCGGACCCGCTGAAACCGGCGGCCCCGCTGAAACCGGCGGCCCCGCTGAAACCGGCGGGCCGGACTGGCCCGGGGCAAGTAACGCCCTTGGGTCGGAACCGTCTGCCTATTTACGCCAGCACGCGGACAATCCCGTCTTCTGGCGTCCTTTCGGTGATGAGGCCTTTTCCTTTGCTGCCGAGCGCGATGTCCCGGTGTTCCTCTCCATCGGCTACGCGGCATGCCACTGGTGCCACGTCATGGCTCACGAATCCTTTGAAGACCAGGAAACCGCCGATTACCTGAACGCCCACTTTGTCCCGGTCAAGGTTGACCGGGAAGAGCGGCCGGACGTCGATTCCGTCTACATGGCGGCTACCCAGGCCATCAGCGGCGAAGGGGGCTGGCCCATGTCCGTCTTCCTCACCCCGGACGGGCTCGCCTTCCACGCGGGGACCTACTTCCCGCCGGTTCCCTTGCCTGGCCGGCCCTCCTTCCGAAACGTGCTGGAGGCCGTCCATGAGGCGTGGGTGGAGCGCCGCGATGCTGTGGAGCAGAACGCAAGGGGACTGGCTGCGAACATGGCCGGTGCGCAGCTGGGCGGCGCTGTCCGGTTCGATGGCCCTCCTGAAGTGCTGGACGCAAACGTTCTCCCGGAGGCCGTAGCGCTGTTGGCCCGCTCAGAAGACCCCGACGCCGGTGGCTTCGGCAGCGCTCCCAAGTTCCCGCCGTCGGCGGTTCTTGAGTTCCTCATCAGGCATGCGGCGGCACCGTCCGATACTGCGGACGAGGCCCGCGACATGGCAGCCCGCGCGCTGGCGGGCATGGCCCGCTCGGCTTTGCGCGACCAGCTCGATGGCGGATTCGCCCGCTACTCGGTGACGGCAGACTGGTCTGTGCCGCACTTTGAAAAGATGTTGTACGACAATGCGCAGCTGCTGCGGCTTTACGCCCACTGGGTCCGGCTTGGCGGCAACGAGGTCTTCACGGCGGGCGAGGCTGCATCCGTGGCCTCGAGGTGCGCCGAGTGGATGGTGGACTCCCTCAAGCTGCCCAACGGCGCCCTGGCTTCCTCCCTGGACGCCGATACCGTAGTGGGCGGCGTTCATCACGAGGGCGCCACGTATCTGTGGACTCCCGAGTCGCTCCGGGAAGCTCTTGGCCCGCGTGACGCCGAGGCTGTGGCGGACATGATGAACGTCGGTGCCCGGGGGACTGTTTCGGAGCTTGGCTCGCCGCTTCACCCTGCGCGGACGTTGACCGACGCCGAGAGCAGGCTATGGCAACGCGTCCGGCCGGTGCTGTTGGCATCGCGTAACCTCCGGAACCAGCCAGCCAGGGATGAGAAAGTGGTGGCCGGGTGGAATGGCCTGGCCGTGGCAGCTCTCGCGGAAGCGGGTGCCATTCTGGACCGCCCGGACTTGGTTGCTGCAGCAGAAGCCGTAGCTGAGTACTTGGCGGACGTTCACTGGGACAGCAGTTCGCAGGTGCTGGTCCGGGTTTCGCACGATTCGCGTGCGCGGGGCATTGGTGGTCTTCTTGAGGACTACGCATTCTGCACGGAGGGCTTCTTGGCCCTCTATGCTGTCACGGGCACCAAGCGGTGGTACCGCTTGGCTGAGGAGCTCATCCTGGCAGCATGTTCACGCTTTGTGGAGAACGGTCATCTGGCGGACTCTGCGGGTGAGTCCGCACAGGTTTTCAACGCCCAAGGGCAGCACGCAGCCCTGGACCCGTTCGATAATGCCACCCCAAGTGGCGCCGCCGGGTTCGCTGGCGCCCTGTTGACTTACGCCGCGTACTCCGGTTCCCACCAACACCGGCTCATGGCCGGCAATATCCTGGGCCTGCTCCCGCCCCTCGCCACACGCGCACCGCGCGTGGCCGGTTGGCTCCTGGCCACCGCGCAAGCTGCGCTTGCAGGGCCGGTGGAGGCCGCCGTCGCAGGTTACGACTCGCCGCTGCGGCGCGAGCTGCACAGCGCGCTGTTGAAGTCTCCCAGCCCCGGCCTGGTGGTCGCTTTGCAGTCGGACGACGGCGGGTCCCCGGCGGGGGAGGCCGAGGTCCCTTTGCTGCTCCACAGATCGGGTGCGCCGGACGGATCACCGCAGGTTTACTTGTGCCGCGACATGGTGTGCGAGAGGCCGTTGGGCGATGTGGCTGCGGTCCAGGCCCGTCTGGCAGCCATGGCGTTGGGTGCTTCCTAG
- a CDS encoding putative ATPase (identified by match to protein family HMM PF02562), which yields MPTTDCGNECGEDYVNPISRQNRPLIGEASIWSGPSHQLHGRPRPAFRPSRFTIRPGELPGAGVDVAISEQLPAMVSDGESAATSRAKRVSQKARTTTSATGRSYVIDTSVLLSDPHALLRFAEHEVIVPIVVISELEGKRHDPELGYFARKALRLLDDLRIEHGGLDHAIPIGKDGGLLRVEMNHISPEVLPAGFRGGDNDSRILAVAKNLANEGHNVTVVSKDLPMRVKASAMGLHADEYRNELVKDSGWTGMAEVDATEEEITTLYGHEPAFIPAAAELPVNTGLVLLSNRGSALGRVGADKQVRLVKGDRDVFGLHGRSAEQRLAIDLLMDPAVGIVSIGGRAGTGKSALALCAGLEAVLERREHRKVVVFRPLYAVGGQELGYLPGSESEKMNPWAQAVFDTLGALVSQEVVEEVMDRGMLEVLPLTHIRGRSLHDAFVIVDEAQSLEKNVLLTVMSRIGQNSKIVLTHDVAQRDNLRVGRHDGIAAVVETLKGHPLFGHITLTRSERSPIAALVTELLEGAEI from the coding sequence TTGCCGACCACGGATTGCGGAAATGAATGTGGCGAGGATTACGTTAATCCCATCAGCAGGCAAAACCGCCCGCTGATCGGGGAGGCCAGTATATGGAGCGGACCATCGCACCAGTTACATGGGAGGCCACGCCCGGCCTTCCGGCCGAGCCGCTTCACCATTAGGCCGGGCGAACTGCCCGGGGCTGGAGTCGATGTGGCTATTTCTGAGCAACTGCCCGCAATGGTTTCCGACGGGGAAAGTGCAGCTACCTCTCGCGCCAAGCGGGTCTCACAAAAAGCGCGGACCACAACGTCCGCCACAGGCCGCAGCTACGTGATCGATACGTCCGTCCTGCTATCCGATCCACACGCACTGTTGCGCTTCGCCGAACACGAAGTCATCGTCCCCATCGTGGTCATCAGCGAACTGGAAGGAAAACGCCACGATCCCGAACTGGGCTACTTCGCCCGAAAAGCCCTAAGGCTCCTTGATGATCTGAGGATCGAACACGGCGGACTGGACCACGCCATCCCCATCGGGAAAGACGGCGGACTCCTCAGGGTGGAAATGAACCACATCTCACCGGAGGTGCTCCCCGCAGGATTCCGCGGAGGCGACAACGACAGCCGCATCCTGGCCGTCGCCAAAAACCTGGCCAACGAAGGCCACAACGTCACGGTTGTCTCCAAAGACCTCCCCATGCGCGTCAAAGCCTCCGCCATGGGGCTCCACGCCGACGAATATCGAAACGAACTCGTCAAAGACTCCGGCTGGACCGGCATGGCCGAAGTGGACGCGACCGAAGAAGAAATCACCACCCTCTACGGCCACGAACCAGCCTTCATCCCCGCAGCCGCGGAACTCCCCGTCAACACCGGACTCGTTCTCCTCTCCAACCGCGGCTCAGCCCTCGGCCGGGTAGGGGCAGACAAACAAGTCCGGCTCGTCAAAGGCGACCGCGACGTCTTCGGACTCCACGGACGCTCAGCAGAACAACGGCTCGCCATCGACCTCCTCATGGACCCCGCCGTCGGCATCGTCTCGATCGGTGGTCGCGCAGGCACAGGCAAGTCCGCGCTAGCCCTCTGCGCGGGCCTGGAAGCCGTCCTGGAACGCCGGGAACACCGCAAGGTGGTGGTATTCCGTCCCTTGTACGCCGTGGGCGGGCAGGAGCTCGGCTACCTCCCGGGATCCGAATCCGAAAAAATGAACCCCTGGGCCCAAGCCGTGTTCGACACCCTCGGAGCATTGGTAAGCCAGGAAGTCGTCGAAGAAGTCATGGACCGGGGCATGCTCGAAGTCCTGCCACTGACCCACATCCGCGGGCGTTCCCTGCACGACGCGTTCGTGATCGTCGATGAGGCACAGTCACTGGAAAAGAACGTGCTCCTGACCGTCATGAGCCGCATCGGGCAGAACTCCAAGATCGTGCTCACCCACGACGTCGCCCAACGCGACAACCTCCGCGTGGGACGGCACGACGGCATCGCCGCAGTGGTTGAGACGCTCAAGGGCCACCCGCTCTTCGGGCACATCACATTGACCCGGTCGGAACGGTCGCCGATTGCGGCACTCGTGACGGAGTTGCTCGAAGGGGCGGAGATCTAA
- a CDS encoding putative membrane protein, hemolysin III-like protein (identified by match to protein family HMM PF03006) produces MAELLETKPLWRGWIHAVAAPFALAAGIILVTVAPTPDRKITSAIYGLTGFLLFGVSAVYHRGNWSPKVRMLLKRLDHTNIMLVIAGSYTPLAWSLLERSQAITLLWLVWSGAIVGVLFRILWTHAPRWLYVPVYIALGCGALFYLPQFFAANAPAAILICVGGALYIAGAVFYALKKPNFSVQHFGFHELFHAFTVLAFAAHFVAIMLAVLS; encoded by the coding sequence ATGGCTGAGCTCCTCGAAACCAAGCCCCTATGGCGTGGATGGATCCACGCCGTTGCCGCTCCTTTTGCACTGGCGGCAGGGATCATCCTGGTGACGGTTGCCCCCACCCCTGATCGCAAGATCACCTCCGCCATCTACGGCCTGACGGGATTCCTGCTGTTTGGCGTCAGCGCCGTTTACCACCGCGGAAACTGGTCGCCCAAGGTCCGAATGCTGCTCAAAAGGCTGGACCACACCAACATCATGCTGGTAATCGCCGGCAGCTACACGCCCTTGGCATGGTCGTTGCTGGAGCGCTCACAGGCCATTACCTTGCTGTGGCTGGTCTGGTCCGGAGCGATAGTCGGCGTGCTCTTCCGGATTCTGTGGACACACGCTCCACGCTGGCTGTATGTGCCCGTCTATATAGCCCTGGGCTGCGGAGCGTTGTTCTACCTCCCCCAGTTCTTCGCCGCCAACGCCCCGGCAGCGATCCTCATTTGCGTCGGCGGCGCCCTGTACATCGCAGGGGCGGTGTTCTACGCCCTCAAAAAACCGAACTTCAGCGTCCAGCACTTCGGCTTCCATGAGCTGTTCCATGCCTTTACGGTGCTGGCTTTCGCGGCCCACTTCGTGGCGATCATGCTGGCAGTGCTGAGCTAG